attcTGCCCAACtactccctgtagctaatgccctTTAATCCAGGTAtcgttctggtaaatctcctctgccccatttccaatgcctccacattcttcctgtattggggcaaccagaactgcatgcaatgctccaaatgtggcctaaccaaaatcctattaAGCTGCCACCACCTTACCATCTcctttgtcacttcctcaaaaactCGATCAAGATTAATGATCTAGACTGGGGGGTGGGGTGCATTTTGATAGGAAGATTGAACTGAGATGATATAGAATGAACCATACTGTTCTAAAACTAGTGTTGATGCTGCGAAACCCAGGGGTAGATATGCACAAATCATTAAATGTGTCGACAGTTTGAGAAAGCAGTTAATTATGCAAACCCAGGAGTCTGGTGAGAGTGGATATTGGGACGAGGTTTACAATGGCGGAGGGGACTATTGCTAGACCTCGCAGGTATTAAAACTAAAGGGAAAGAGAATTAAGAGTGACATGAAGAAAAACTaatgtggttggaatctggaatgaactgtgcaaatgtggtggaggcagattataTTGAAGCCTTCGGGAGGGAACTGGATAAATGAATATTGGAGAAAACTTTGCAAGATGATGTGGAAAGAGTGGTGGCACTGGAGAGTTGTTCTTGTAAAGAGCCAGACATGATGCACTGAATACCCTCCATTGGCACTGTAACTATTCTATGATTCTGTGTGATGGGGATACTGGTGGCTGTTCATGAAGTGTTGAGCTCCTTCCACCACTCGTATTGAGTTTCTTAGTGCCTCTGAGGGATCAGCTTGAGGTTCTCAATATTATCTTAAATTCTAATACTCCACTTTAAGCAGTCACGGACCATGAATTCCCACATGTTTCTGGAGATGATGCACTTTTTCAGAGATTGTCAGAACATCCTTGAATCTCTGTCGGAAAATCCCCAGCCATAATTGAACTCAAGATGGAGGATCTGTTTAGGAGTCTGTTGTTAGGGATGGAAGCGATGTGGTCTGCCCATCATAGCCAAGAGAGTGTTCTTAAGGCCACAATGCTGGGAATGTTGGCCTGGGAAAGGATGCTAATGTTGCTTCACATATCGAGCCAATGGATTTGGAGGAATTTGCTAAGAAAAAAAAGCTTTGACTGCTCCACACATTGAGTGGTTATTTTTTATTAGTGCTTCTGAATCAGATAATTTCTTCATAACTAATTTGATACTTACTGAGTCTGATTGTTGTGGGTTCAAACCCATGACAGGTCTTAAACTCATAACCTCTGCCAAGCTTTCACTGAATTTATGTTGACTATCTGATATTTATCCCTTATTTTCTCCACTAGCGTGCACAAAAAGCTGAGCGAATACAGAaccatgttaaaaaaaacattgcacaTCATAATCGACTACAGGAAGAGCAGAGCTCAGCCCAGCTGACAACAGGTAGGTTCACAGTAAATTGGTTTGAACTTTAGACTGGATTATGTCTTTAAGTTAACATTTCAATCATAATGGGCCGTGGTGAAGAATTCCTGGTGATTTTTTTGCGTTTCTTAGTTTCCACAAGGAGTGTAAGTCTTAAAGGGACATGTAGGTTGTACAACTGAAAATGGGGAATCCATCTGCTCTTCAGTTCTCCTATGTTTGGTTTTGTGTTCAGTGCCTGGAGGTGCTTGAGACTGAGTTAAGGGTGGGAAGTCTTAAGCAAAGGCTCTGAGGAAAACAGCTTAGCTTTCTGTTCCTTTAAATCTGCCATGATGCTGATTAGTTAACTTGCATTTCCCGTCcgatccttttacaattttaagaCCTCCTCAGTATAGTTGTTGTGTCAATATGTTCAATATCCGTCTCTGTTTTTTTGAAGGTTTGGTAATGGGCCTAATGTGTCTTTCTTGAATCTTTTTAAGAAAATGAGGGCTCCCCTACTTTGAGGACAAATTGGTCCAACTCGTCACTTGAGAAGAGTCAAGTCCCAGCAGAAGAAAGCAAGGAAAATAATTCAACTGCGACATTCAACATTGTACCGGAAATCATCGAGTGTCCAAATCAATCTTTAACGAGTAGGTGCAAAAATGTTGATTCTTCGGGCCAACAACACACTCCTTCAGATAAAGAATTGAACCCCATCACAAAGACAGAAAGTGGAGTTCAAAGTCGTTTAAAACTAAGAAAAAGGAAGTCCTGCGAAGTATTGAAAAGAGTGTGTGAATTAACTGGTGAGCCAGGTAAGCCTTTGATTGCTAATGGAGTGCTTTGCAATAGAAAAATGGACGCCCTGGATTCCATCAATAATACAGGCACCAATATTTCCCAGACTCTTGATGGATGTGTTAAAGAGAACAGATGTCAGGAAGCACTCCCTCAAGCTGAAGACAACACAGCATTGGTAAAGAATGGAACACAGGAAGTAGAAGATAATTCTGTGATTTTGCCCATGAGCAGAATTGAAAGTAACTCTCTCTATTACTGTCACGGGGACAAGCCCATGGAAGAGGCAGTGTTCAAAAATGAAGCTCTTCCTTCAAATGAAATGCTGACTGCAGATGGTCAACTGCAGGAAGCAAAGCCAAGTTGCTCTAAGGACATTAATGAAGCTTTTGAGTCCAACGTAAAGAATGTTGCAGTAGAAGCAGGTGAACTGCAATCAGGTACTGCTGTGTGTGAATCTCTAGGAGCTGGCTCACTGAAGTCTTGTACACTTGTTGAAGGACTTATCTTTCCGGTTGAGTACTATGTTCGGACAACTCGGCGCATGACCAGCTCTCAGCGACAGATAGATCTGGATGCAGTTATTCATAGTCAGCTGGGAAAGTCCAGAAATGGTGGCAAAGGAAGACGCAAGAAGCTCACTTATAATCAAAGTAGTCCCATAGAAGGCTCCCCCAAGAATGAAGCAGAGATCTGTAATACTTTATTACTTTTTAATACTcaggagggtgatggtggagacccTAATGCAACTTCCTTGCAACCTGACTTGCAAGACTCGTGGAACATTGGTGGTAATTCCCAGGGTACGCAATCAAACCGAAGGAAAGGGAGAAAAAGAGgcagaggagaatgtacaaatgtacAGCTCACTGAAGCTCGTCTGAAGTCTGAGGAAAGAAATTTAAATGACCACAGATTTCCAAATGATGTCCCAATTGCTCTGTCTTCTGACGTTCAGAGTGAGAATGAGGGCAAGAAGAATGAAATTAATACTTGCCAACCAATACTTAACTCTAACAAACTATATGCAAAATCTATAAATACCACAAACAGTCATCATTTTTCAGGGAATGTTAACTTTAATATAAAGAGTTCCAGCCTGTCGCAGAACACACCCAAACAACAATTGGAACGAGTGCATGACAATATTCAGACTGACCATGTGTTAAAAAGCCCTTTGAAAGAGGACATGACTGATCTGTTGAGGGCGCAGGGTGAGTCTGCAGTTTGTGTGCCTGAGCCATCCAGTACAAATAGTGATGTGGATAGTCAGGAAATGATCCCAGAAACTCAGCAGGATTCCATTGATGGCATCTCATTGAAGAAGAATTTAAATTACACAAGGCAGTCGTTTCCATTGGGGATTGACTCGGACAAAGAGAAAACAGAGTCGCCAGTCTCTCAGCCCAAGAGGAGGGTGAAGCTCTCGAGAGGTGAGCACTGAATACACCTTTGTTTGTTAGTCCTGAATAGGTTTGATTGCAGTTCTCATGAATGATTTGTTCTGAGCACTGACTTTTTTGTTAATTGTGTGTGAAGCTCATTTCAGAGTTCAAGAGTGTTGATTGTCGTGTGTcctaaacagaacaatgaaatctttACTTGTTacggcacaacagaatatgtaaacatagtctgaagaagggtctcgacccgaaacatcacccattccttctctcccgagatgctgcctgacctgctgagttactccagcgttttgtgaataaaaagaatatgtaaacatagcgctctgtaaacaatataataaacgaaaagaagttctgtgtgtctgtgtatgcacACAAgccaaaaaaaacaataatagtgcaaaaagacaaaactaatGCCCCCTGAGtcgatgtagttcagagcttattcggagaatgtagtgtttaatagactggttgtacggaagaagctgttcctgaacctggatgttacagttttcaggctcctatatcttcttcccgatggcaggaatgacCAGGGTCGCATGGCTTTACTGGGAACTGTGTTTACTGGGTTCATCGTTTATGATTAGAAGAAGTTAAGAAAGAACTTACATGTCTAATCTCTGAAAAGCACTTCACACCCATTGGAAACCTTGAAGTATGGTGACAGCTGTTTCTTCAAACTGTATGTTTAAGACCAGAGAGATTTCAATAAACCACAGTTGAGCAGGAATTAAACTGGTTTATGGTGTCATCCAAGGGGTTAACACAAGTCATTTGTGCAGTCTCCCGAATTACGATTGACTGTTTGCTAATTGATTTTAAATTAACGTAATGGTGCTTTTTTTCTGCAATAAATTAGCAAAAtgacattttaaagtaaaaaccaaAAATATTGATCTGTATATAACCATTTGTTACAGGCACTGAAACTAATTGGTTAGAAGCTGATGACCTGCACTATTCTTCAAAAGATCTCAGTGCAAGCATTAATACACTCATTCACGACTTTGGATGGATGCAACATGAACATTCCCAGTGATAGTTTAAATGACaggaaaagacaaagtgctggaggaactcagtgatcagcatctgtggagagaaatggacagacaaagtttcaggtcgggacccagcTTAAGAcagacgtctgaagaaaggtctcgacctgaaacatcgactatccgttccctctacagatgctccctggcctgctaagttcctccagcactttgtttttttaaaccagtatctgcagtccttgGGTTCCGTAATTAaataatatcagtctgaagaagggtctcgacctgaaacgtcacccattccttctctccagagatgctgcctgtcccgctgagttactccagcattttgtgtctaccttcgatttaaaccaggaccTGAAGCTCTTTCCTACCTATTTTCGGCATGTATATTTGCTTTCCCTATTTAATGGATGCAGGAATCACATTAAGGGTAAACTGTAGTACTGTAAAGGGGAGACTAAATGGCTCAAATGGTCTTTTCCTGCCTGCCAGTTTTTTAATAACTCTTTGGGTTACTGAAGTAATGGGAGTTATTTCTTCCCAATAGGTAACAACTGTCGTAGAACACGTGAAGGCTCCAGGAAGGTCGTTGAGAGATTCCAAGAAGGGGCACTAGTGTGCTCTGAACCATTACTTCGTGTTAAAAAAACTATTTTCACAAGGTTATTTCACAGCCAGGAAGTCCAGGATTTTGACCTTCCGGAGGAGGATTATGGTCAACTTAAGGAGAAACTAAGAGTGGAAGCATTAAAGAAATCGTGCCTTCTTTCCCAGCATCAAGAAGTTAGCTGTAATTTGGAAACCCGGGCAGAAAAGGATAAGTGGGACACAAAACATTCCAAAACTTCGCGTGCATTAGAAATCAAACAGACTACAGAAAAtgttgaggaaacccacgcacaaGGTAAGATGGCTGGCTAAGTCATGTCTGAGGCAGGTGGTATCACTATTCTAACAAAAGTATATAGCTGAAATGCCTTGTATTTGCCTTTCTCAGTTTGCCAAGTTAACTGTTTCAATAAATTAATGTACTTAGCAATAATTCAACCAATTCATCATTTTTATTTGAATGAGCTAATTGGGCTGAACATATTACACCCCACACAGCACACTTTGTTTGTATACATTAAATGTGGTCAATTAATCCATGTACTCCGTAATGATAGAAGGATACGTGCCAAAATACAGCTTCAAACTTGGTAATTACATTGGATTACTTAAAGTTGGATTCAATTGATCTCTCATCCTTTAAAGAGTAAAATTTGAGGTTTGCATTTGACCTTAGTTAAACTACATATGGACTTTTAATGATACCAAAATAACAAGCAAAGATATAATTTGAACTTATGTGTGCAATCTACCTTTTGTGGGATCATATGTTCAGTTGCAGTGATAAATGACCCAATCAGATTATTACCACAGTAGTGAAATAATTCGCCCTTTAAAGCTTGCCCAACATTTGTCTATTTGCAAAGGAAATCTGTGAATGTGTGCCCATTAAATATTTGTCAATTATTTTAAGGCTTAGTTAAAAAGGGAACTTAAAGCTTTATGGATGTTATTAATATGTAGCCATATTTTCCACCTAGAGTCTTTGTGCTGCAAGGGACTGAGCAGAACCACGGAAAAACCACCGGATGATATTTGTCCTGTTCAGCAAATTCCAAAAACGACATCTGGCCATAAACTATCTACCAGCATTTTGCTTTCGACCCCGTCCTGTACCCCACAGGCAATGAATGATCATCGGCATGACCAAACTGCTGGTAGCCCTACATTCCCTACGCTTGGCTTCACTCCTGCCCCTGGTTCAACTGAGTGTTCTCCGATATTTTCCCAAAGTAATTACAGAAACCAGAATTCACCTCAAACTGGCACACACATGTTGGAAGGTGTGGGGAATTGTGGACAGAGGTTCCAGGCAGCTGCTGAAGAAGTGTCGCAACCAGATTTATGTCAGCTCACTCCAATTATAAAGGAAGGCAGTCaatgtgttttctctggaaaggaaCCTTTGAACAATAAGGATGAGGAGGACCTCAATTACAAATGTGAGAAAATATTCAGCCAGCAAGATATGCCAAATGATTATTATGTTGAGGAATTTTCAGAAATGGACACTACAATTGAAGAGGTAATGTTTTTACCATTATAGCTCATGTAATGCTGTAGCATGGtggtaatttttttttaccaCGGGGATCTATCCATCATTGCAAACCAGCGATTATTGCCCATTTTAATTGTCCTGGAACATAATGGCTTGTTAAGTCATCTTAGAGGGCATTTTAAGATTCAACTTTTTTTGTGGGTTTAGAGTCACATTTAGACCAGACAAGGTAAAATTGGttgatttccttccctgaagagcATTAATAGACAAGATAGCTTTTACAACAAAATAGTACTTTGTGATTATGATTACAATGACTGTGGTTTAACATTCATTTCCAGATTTCTTAATTGCATTGAAATTCCAAAGCTGCCATGGAGGAATATGATCAAGGATTTCTAGATTTTTGGTCCTGTAATTTAATCACTCGTCACCATCTTATTTCTCTGACCCCGAGAGCAAAGTCTTTTTTAGAACTGTTAATGCTTCTCCTAAAAAGAACGTACTTGCTCTTTCACTAATATGTGCCAAATTTGCCACTCTGTATTCTAGTGTTGCTCTTCCTGATTTTTAGTGTTACTCTGAATGTGTTAGGTTGGAGAAAGCATTTACCAGGACCATTGTTGGGTCAATGACCTTTTGAAATGCAAATTAGAGAAGAGTATCTTTGAGATTATATTATATGTATCAGCCTGGTAGATTTCATCTTCAGTTCATTTTGAAACTTGCTTGCTGGTCAGCAAATGCAGTTTTTTTGCTTGCATTAATATTCTGTTACTGTAACTGAAAAGAGGAGTTCTACCATTTGTTCTGAATAGAATAATATTTCATGGATTCTAAATCTTTTCACTAATTTTAGGGTTTCTTATTTTTGTAGCAGAAAGATGATGTCTTGACTCCATCTCTTGCTACTATGCAATTGGAACAAAAGGTGGAAAAGCAGTTATTACAATTAATCTCCAAGATACAGGTTAGTGAATGATCACCACTGAAGTAAAAATTAAAAGATCCAGATTTTGCTGAGTTTGGGGCATTGTTGGAGTACCCAGTCATAGCAGGCATAATTAGTTCAGACGTGCAAGTCTGGGCTTGCTGGTTTAAGACAGTGATGTCCAATGCAGTGTTCAGGTCTTGAATATTTGATTGAtcttgttccaaaaaaaagtacgGATAAGCCTGGCAACTACAAGACAATCAGTTTAACCTTGGCAGTGGAAAACTTTGAAACATTGATCCAGAACAGGATTAATGGTTCCCTGGAAGTAAATTAATTAAGTAAGGCAAACCAGGATAGATTTAAATGCAagagagaacacaaagtgctggagtaactcagtgggccaggcagcatctccggagaacatttttggtcaggacccttcttcattgtctTATCCAACTTGATGGAATTTTTTGATGAGGTAACAGATAAGAGTTGATGAGGATAATGCAGATGATGTGAAGTGCATGGATAgccagaaggcttttgataagatgCTACATTGTAGGGATATCAGCAAAGATGAAGCCCATGGCATAAAAGGAGCATTGATGGCATAGATATGAAGTTGGTTAAATACAAGATAAatgttttgattgaaagatacatcatggaaaaaagcccttcggtccaccgagttcacgccgaccattgattatccattcatactaattctatgttatcccactctcgcatctgctccctccctaggagcaattcacagaggccaattactctTCAAACCCGAgcatcttggggatgtgggaagaaagcagagcatctggaggaaacccacacagtcagaggAAGAAGGTGCAAAGTCATGCGAATTCTAGGGGAATTAGTGGTGGTGCCATTGCTATTTTGAATGTTAGTAATGATCAAGAGTTGAGTTGCGAACCATAATTTtctaatttgtagatgacactaaccGTGGCAGcaatgtgaactgcaaagaggatagtGACAGATTGCACTAACACATAAACAGGCATGTGGAATGAGCTGATGAGGTTAAATGCAAAGGCAAGGTTATGAATTTTAGTGGAAAATGAGGAAAgacaattttttaaataattgaatattgTTTTTAACTGTTCTAAAAGGAATGCCAGAAGGGACCCAGAAGTATGTGTCCACTTATCAGTAAAAGTGGTAGGTTGGGAATGTGGTAATAATAAGGCAAATACAATCTTCGTTTTGGTAATAGAGGCACTGAGTACAAAAGAAAGAATGTTGTACTGAAGCATgacaaaacattgctcaacctcAACTAGAGTGCTGTGTTCTATTTTAGTCattacattatagaaaggatgtgaagggGGGTTGTAAAAAATGGCCTGGGATGAGTGACTGCAATCACAAAGATACATTAAAGTGCAAGAACTCTTTCCCTTGGAGAAAAGATGGTTGAGGAATCTTGGTGTGACCCAAGTCCAAGAAATGAACGCATCACAATGGCAGtgaagcagttattttctttattttcaatAAATTATCTTTTAATCACATTAGAGAGGAGATTTGTGTTTGATCTGCTCAAATTTCTGGTTCAAGCACGACTGTTATCATATCTTTTGTTATGGCTAGTCTTGATTTTGCAGAAAGCGTGTTTTGTGGAAGAGACTCTTGTAACAAATACATTTTATAGACCAACGTTCATTGCTGGCATGGTAAATAAATGCAATGATTTGTCAGACAGGAGGATAAATGATTTTATCATTTTATTTATAGAATCCATCCACATCCTGCATTATTGACTTGTGCACAGTATTTTGGATGGTGAAAGAGATCAGAACATTGTGTGTTGCTTGTGCCTGTGAAACAGCAGTGTTGCTATGGGCTCCAGAGCAGGTTAACCAATGGACTAATATCCATACttgggcctttgataaggtaaagATGTCTGTTCTTTCTTTGTTGCTATAAATTTGTTTAATTCTGATCATCCAACAGGTATTCGATGCTGAATGATGGAGTTAGATTAGTTTGAAATTAAATTAACCCCAAAGCTTTACATTCTCAGAATTCCAGACAATTTGTGAAATTATCTTCTTTAGAGTATTATCATCTTCTTGTGACATCTGTGGAAACCTGCATATGGGTATAACAAAACATTGGAGGATTGTGATTAATAAACACTAGTGTTCCCAACaagtctgaaatttgttttagtttagagatatggcatgcaaacaggcccttcagcctactgagtccatgccaaccatcacctagttcacactagttctaagttatcttactttcacatccacttacatactaggggcaatttacagaggccaattaactaacaaacctgtatgtctttcctTGTGCTTTCCAATCTAATAGATCATTCTGATTCTATCTTAATTTGATTTTACATTAAGTCAATCTGACCTGGTGCGTCAGTGTCTTAGCCATTTAGATCTGTTCAGAGACAACTTGGCAGGAGTTTAACTCCTTATGTGTACAGGTTTTTCGGTGTTCAAGAATGGGTTGATGAGGAGATGGACTAATTTTTGAAGGTTTTACCATTTCTAACATTGATTTGCTTCTTTCCTCTCTTATTCAGATTCCCATAATTGAACTCATACCCATTCCAGATGTTGTTAACATTCTGTGTGTGGCTTTTGGAAGCCTGGAGATAAGAGAAATAAAGTAAGGCTGGAAAAAATGTCAACAAAACCATAAATATACTGCACTACTGACAGAACTGCACCTACACAACACGACAATTTTTTTATAATCCACAACACATCATAACCAGACTGTTGAAATTGAATTGCTCTTACAGTTCTCTTACCATTCACACGTTGTGACATAGCATGATCATAATAGGTTACAAGCCACTGACCTAAGATTTGAGCAGAGAACAGAAATTAATTGCTTCTTGAGGATGCGATTGTAGAAAGTAGCTGGGAAAATGTCCTGTACCCACTTAAATTCCTCTTGGTAACTGTTTTATAGCATCTCAATATAAAATCTGTATGGCTGTCAATGGGAATTTTATTTTCTCGAAAAATCTCTCACAGTTCAAAATAGGGCAAACTGAAGTAAAATACGTCAGTAGAAGTAGTAGTGAGTTAGGAGCAATTTTGTTTCTAGTTCAAGAAGTTATGGAACATAAGTGCAGAAGATGTTTGGAACCATTATCTTTCATTTCAGACAATGcattaaaagggcggcacggtggcgcaggagactcaggttcgatcctgactaagggtgctgtctgtatggagtttgtacgttctccccgtgacctgcgtggattttctccgagatctttggtttcctcccacactccaaagacgtacaggtttgtaggctaattggctgggcaaatgtaaaaattgtccctagtgggtagtgttaatgtgcggggatcgctgggcggcgcggacccggtgggccaaagggcctgttgctgtctgtatctctaaaaaaaataaaaaaaaaaatcatcttggCTGGACATTAAAAATCATATTGCAAGTAAAACTTGGGGAACTCTTCCAGGTGATGTGGGCAATGTTTAAACCTCAATCAAtatcatttttaaaaatacattacTAATTATCATATTGCTGTTTTGTGCAGGCTTGCTGTATACAAATTGGCTTTTGCGTTTCTTTTGTTACAACAGTGACCACATTTCAAAAGTACTTAAATGGCAGTAGTCCTTTCATGCTTTCCAAAAGGTTGTAAAAATCACCAAGAAATATAATGACAATTTTTAATTGTTTCGTCTTTTGCTGTGTATAGTATTTAGCTCATTCCCAGTCTGTCTCTACTATGTTATTAAAAATTATACTAATATAAACTAATCAATGGCTGACTTTGGTTGGTCTCTCAGACCTCAACTGTTGTTACAAAGCAGAACTGCAGAAGCTTGTTAACTATTGTATGTGAAAGAGGCTGCATGGATTTTGGCTGCTGCTATTCAGATCTGCTCTGCCACTCAATAAAACTGGCTGATCTAATTTTTGGTTTCAACTACAGTTTCTATCTGATGTCCATAGCCTCTGTTTTTCCAGTAGTCCAACAatatatctatctcagccttgaatCTACTTAGTAACTCAACATCCACACCCCTTGCACATAGAGAATTATAAGGATTTACAACGTTCTGACAAACAAATTTTATATTCACTCGAACAAGGAGTAGGAATAGCTATTCATGCGTCCTCCATTTGTTAAGATAATGCCTGTTATCTGATTGTAATCTCAGCTCAGCAGGTTGATTTGATTATAATCTCGGGCCATTCCCATCTACCTGTGAAAGTCAGCTCGACTTATCTCTAAAATAAGTACGCaaaacacaagactcagttaaatcTTTTACTGAAACACCAAGGTGGGAAAAGACATAGAGACCTGAGTGTACTGttgttcactcaagcacctgcttctgtcctctcaaagaataccCCGAATACAGGCAATGTTTATACAGCTCAAAGCCGCACAAAAAGCACATccagtaattttccacagttcAGTAATTTTCCAGTGTTACATGACATCATCTAGTCTTAACAAtaacatagtagagttcccatagtatagttgctttaattgtgttagggagtaAAAAAGGAGTACTTTTTACCTCCTTATAAAGAATCCATCTACTGCTGTCTAGAAAATATTAAATGTTCTGCTTCCACCTGTGTCTTAAACGGGCGTTCCTTGGTTCAAACCACCCATAATAGGAAATTAACTCCCTAGATCCACCTTGTCAGCACCCTTCAAAATTTCATGTTTCACTCAAATCtcctctcattcctctaaactctagTAGATACAAACGTAGTCTGTCCAATCTTTCATCTTCAGACAATCCGTCCAATCCAGGAATTAAtttaatcatgtgtaggaaggaactgtagatgctggtttaaaccgaagacacaaaaagctggagtaactcagtgggtcagacagcatctctggagaaaaggaataggtgacgtccaaTTAATTTAGTCAGTTCCAACAGCATCCAACATATTAACATTCTTACTTGAAATATTTTTCATCAGTTCCTTATATAACAGGAGCTTAATCTCCATACTTTTATATCTGATTATCCTAGTAATAAACAATAATATTCTGTCAGTTTTTCCAATTATTTGCTATCCTTTTGTGAAATGTGCACTCGGACAATCAGATACCTCTGCATCTCAGGGCTCTGCAAGCTCTTGatattttgataaaatattttcttaTTTTTCCTGCAAAAGTAATAGATTTACATTTTCCCATATTTGCCAGATCTGTTCCCCAGGAATCCAATTTTGTCTAATAAAGTCCAGATACCTTTTTCAAGGACATTTGACTTGAAAGaactaaaatgctggaataactcaatagatcaggcagcaaatct
This is a stretch of genomic DNA from Rhinoraja longicauda isolate Sanriku21f chromosome 21, sRhiLon1.1, whole genome shotgun sequence. It encodes these proteins:
- the palb2 gene encoding partner and localizer of BRCA2 isoform X1, translating into MENSVKNPLSWETREQLKEKLALLKKEYAKTVNKLQRAQKAERIQNHVKKNIAHHNRLQEEQSSAQLTTENEGSPTLRTNWSNSSLEKSQVPAEESKENNSTATFNIVPEIIECPNQSLTSRCKNVDSSGQQHTPSDKELNPITKTESGVQSRLKLRKRKSCEVLKRVCELTGEPGKPLIANGVLCNRKMDALDSINNTGTNISQTLDGCVKENRCQEALPQAEDNTALVKNGTQEVEDNSVILPMSRIESNSLYYCHGDKPMEEAVFKNEALPSNEMLTADGQLQEAKPSCSKDINEAFESNVKNVAVEAGELQSGTAVCESLGAGSLKSCTLVEGLIFPVEYYVRTTRRMTSSQRQIDLDAVIHSQLGKSRNGGKGRRKKLTYNQSSPIEGSPKNEAEICNTLLLFNTQEGDGGDPNATSLQPDLQDSWNIGGNSQGTQSNRRKGRKRGRGECTNVQLTEARLKSEERNLNDHRFPNDVPIALSSDVQSENEGKKNEINTCQPILNSNKLYAKSINTTNSHHFSGNVNFNIKSSSLSQNTPKQQLERVHDNIQTDHVLKSPLKEDMTDLLRAQGESAVCVPEPSSTNSDVDSQEMIPETQQDSIDGISLKKNLNYTRQSFPLGIDSDKEKTESPVSQPKRRVKLSRGNNCRRTREGSRKVVERFQEGALVCSEPLLRVKKTIFTRLFHSQEVQDFDLPEEDYGQLKEKLRVEALKKSCLLSQHQEVSCNLETRAEKDKWDTKHSKTSRALEIKQTTENVEETHAQESLCCKGLSRTTEKPPDDICPVQQIPKTTSGHKLSTSILLSTPSCTPQAMNDHRHDQTAGSPTFPTLGFTPAPGSTECSPIFSQSNYRNQNSPQTGTHMLEGVGNCGQRFQAAAEEVSQPDLCQLTPIIKEGSQCVFSGKEPLNNKDEEDLNYKCEKIFSQQDMPNDYYVEEFSEMDTTIEEQKDDVLTPSLATMQLEQKVEKQLLQLISKIQNPSTSCIIDLCTVFWMVKEIRTLCVACACETAVLLWAPEQVNQWTNIHTWAFDKIPIIELIPIPDVVNILCVAFGSLEIREIKVLRSTERGCLEHTLLQAGDINAVLGLPGWRLVCSCGSLQSQSIEMNTLSKEGRTEQSMQLVPPNEMVLAFSEIEGQIEALIGSTIMSNIVIWNLKTGHLLKRIHLSESYPGTVCQKAYSQSGILFILLRRRYIGTCEGLVGEQVCVLRMVAVNPMNGKSRPIMSYTIPVECSGRYIDGGVKGQSIAAIVTPGTMVLWNLLSGQISTMLQHDSSGDWSLFHWTEEDSCLLARKNDSTVYIYKCLGAKTA
- the palb2 gene encoding partner and localizer of BRCA2 isoform X2 codes for the protein MENSVKNPLSWETREQLKEKLALLKKEYAKTVNKLQRAQKAERIQNHVKKNIAHHNRLQEEQSSAQLTTENEGSPTLRTNWSNSSLEKSQVPAEESKENNSTATFNIVPEIIECPNQSLTSRCKNVDSSGQQHTPSDKELNPITKTESGVQSRLKLRKRKSCEVLKRVCELTGEPGKPLIANGVLCNRKMDALDSINNTGTNISQTLDGCVKENRCQEALPQAEDNTALVKNGTQEVEDNSVILPMSRIESNSLYYCHGDKPMEEAVFKNEALPSNEMLTADGQLQEAKPSCSKDINEAFESNVKNVAVEAGELQSGTAVCESLGAGSLKSCTLVEGLIFPVEYYVRTTRRMTSSQRQIDLDAVIHSQLGKSRNGGKGRRKKLTYNQSSPIEGSPKNEAEICNTLLLFNTQEGDGGDPNATSLQPDLQDSWNIGGNSQGTQSNRRKGRKRGRGECTNVQLTEARLKSEERNLNDHRFPNDVPIALSSDVQSENEGKKNEINTCQPILNSNKLYAKSINTTNSHHFSGNVNFNIKSSSLSQNTPKQQLERVHDNIQTDHVLKSPLKEDMTDLLRAQGESAVCVPEPSSTNSDVDSQEMIPETQQDSIDGISLKKNLNYTRQSFPLGIDSDKEKTESPVSQPKRRVKLSRGNNCRRTREGSRKVVERFQEGALVCSEPLLRVKKTIFTRLFHSQEVQDFDLPEEDYGQLKEKLRVEALKKSCLLSQHQEVSCNLETRAEKDKWDTKHSKTSRALEIKQTTENVEETHAQESLCCKGLSRTTEKPPDDICPVQQIPKTTSGHKLSTSILLSTPSCTPQAMNDHRHDQTAGSPTFPTLGFTPAPGSTECSPIFSQSNYRNQNSPQTGTHMLEGVGNCGQRFQAAAEEVSQPDLCQLTPIIKEGSQCVFSGKEPLNNKDEEDLNYKCEKIFSQQDMPNDYYVEEFSEMDTTIEEQKDDVLTPSLATMQLEQKVEKQLLQLISKIQNPSTSCIIDLCTVFWMVKEIRTLCVACACETAVLLWAPEQVNQWTNIHTWAFDKIPIIELIPIPDVVNILCVAFGSLEIREIKQCIKRAARWRRRLRFDPD